In Ascaphus truei isolate aAscTru1 chromosome 7, aAscTru1.hap1, whole genome shotgun sequence, one genomic interval encodes:
- the LOC142499155 gene encoding mothers against decapentaplegic homolog 6-like — protein MFRSRRSVSVRQLWRFRCVTQSRGEAAPPNLEDLHNALRPAAHQLFKKLKDEQLEQLAEAVESKGCWECGCVWFPWELRVGKQALAPQVLLCRLYRWPDLRQAVELKRLVQCETFWRKSSEGASVCCNPYHFSRLAATDLQPPLSCKVKAHEPLRPVLADPCTPHLTQGSTHYNIRGRHDTTLSRSNNRDGYWCKLAYWELRTRVGRLYNVSEHSVHVFHDLPKGSGFCLGHVASETRNEAVRRTRGKIGQGLTLSREQDGVWVYNRSEHPVFVNSPTLAPVHARGQAVHARGQAVHKVLPGYSIKVFDAERAVSVSSCSVLGDGPCDLHSVRISFAKGWGSCYSRQFITSCPCWLEILLNTPR, from the exons ATGTTCCGCTCTCGCCGCTCTGTCTCCGTGAGGCAGCTTTGGCGGTTCCGCTGCGTGACGCAGAGCCGAGGGGAGGCGGCACCCCCAAACCTTGAGGACCTCCACAATGCCCTCAGGCCAGCGGCTCACCAGCTGTTCAAGAAGCTCAAGGACGAGCAGCTGGAGCAGTTGGCGGAGGCAGTGGAGAGCAAAGGATGCTGGGAGTGTGGCTGCGTGTGGTTCCCGTGGGAGTTAAGAGTCGGGAAGCAAGCGCTGGCACCCCAGGTTCTGCTGTGCCGTTTGTACCGATGGCCGGACCTCAGGCAGGCCGTGGAGCTGAAGAGGCTGGTGCAGTGTGAGACCTTCTGGAGAAAGAGCAGCGAGGGGGCCTCAGTCTGCTGTAACCCCTATCACTTCAGCCGTCTGGCAGCTACAG ATCTCCAGCCTCCGTTATCCTGCAAAGTGAAAGCACACGAGCCCCTCCGGCCAGTCCTGGctgacccctgcaccccacaCCTGACCCAGGGCAGCACCCACTACAATATCAGAGGCAGACATG acACTACTCTGTCCAGAAGCAACAACAGGGACGGCTACTGGTGCAAACTGGCGTACTGGGAGCTCCGGACACGCGTGGGACGTCTGTACAATGTGAGCGAACACTCCGTCCACGTCTTCCACGACCTTCCCAAGGGCAGTGGCTTCTGCCTGGGACACGTGGCCTCTGAGACCCGTAACGAGGCCGTGAGACGCACGCGGGGGAAGATCGGGCAGGGCCTGACGCTGAGCCGCGAGCAGGACGGGGTGTGGGTGTACAACCGCAGCGAGCACCCCGTCTTCGTCAACTCGCCCACCCTGGCGCCCGTGCACGCCCGTGGCCAAGCCGTGCACGCCCGTGGCCAAGCCGTGCACAAGGTGCTGCCTGGATACTCCATCAAAGTGTTCGACGCGGAGCGGGCGGTCAGTGTGTCCAGCTGCTCTGTCCTCGGGGACGGGCCCTGTGACCTTCACAGTGTGCGTATCAGCTTTGCCAAGGGCTGGGGGTCCTGCTACTCCCGCCAGTTCATCACGTCCTGtccctgctggctggagatcTTACTCAACACACCCAGATAA